A genomic segment from Candidatus Binatia bacterium encodes:
- the nuoH gene encoding NADH-quinone oxidoreductase subunit NuoH, which yields MPWWIVVLVKSAVLLFVVVTTFAYAMLVERKVLAWMQLRPGPNRVGPWGLLQPAADAAKLLLKEDLTPETADPLLYKLAPFISLVAAFSVYAVIPFGASSSGATWAIGNVNAGILVILAIGSLGVYGICLGGWASGSKYPLLGSVRSTAQMISYELAMSLSLIGVLILAGTTSLDGIVHAQVRWWFVLPQFVGCIIYVITAVAETNRAPFDLVEAETELVAGFHTEYSGMRFGLFFIAEYVNMLTVSCIATLLFFGGWNAPFGLAAIPGIVWFVAKVACFMFFYIWLRGTLPRLRYDRLMAFGWKVLLPVATLNLVLTAVYVAYKG from the coding sequence ATGCCGTGGTGGATCGTCGTCCTCGTCAAATCGGCGGTGCTGCTCTTCGTCGTCGTTACGACGTTTGCGTACGCGATGCTCGTCGAACGGAAGGTGCTCGCCTGGATGCAGTTGCGTCCGGGGCCGAATCGCGTCGGGCCGTGGGGATTGCTGCAGCCGGCGGCCGATGCCGCAAAACTCTTGCTGAAGGAAGACCTCACGCCGGAGACGGCCGATCCGCTGCTCTATAAACTCGCGCCGTTCATCTCGCTCGTCGCCGCGTTCTCCGTCTACGCGGTCATTCCGTTCGGCGCGTCGTCGTCGGGCGCGACGTGGGCGATCGGCAATGTCAACGCCGGCATCCTCGTGATTCTCGCGATCGGCTCGCTCGGCGTCTACGGCATCTGTCTCGGCGGCTGGGCGTCGGGATCGAAGTACCCGCTGCTCGGCAGCGTCCGTTCGACGGCGCAGATGATCAGTTACGAACTTGCGATGTCGCTCTCGCTCATCGGCGTGCTGATCCTCGCCGGAACGACCTCGCTCGACGGCATCGTCCACGCGCAGGTGCGCTGGTGGTTCGTGCTGCCGCAGTTCGTCGGCTGCATCATCTACGTCATAACGGCGGTCGCGGAGACGAATCGCGCGCCGTTCGACCTCGTCGAGGCCGAGACCGAGCTCGTCGCCGGCTTCCACACCGAGTACTCGGGCATGCGCTTCGGCCTGTTCTTCATCGCCGAGTACGTGAACATGCTCACCGTCTCGTGCATCGCGACGTTGCTCTTCTTCGGGGGATGGAACGCGCCGTTCGGCCTGGCCGCGATTCCCGGCATCGTCTGGTTCGTCGCCAAAGTCGCCTGCTTCATGTTCTTTTACATCTGGCTGCGCGGCACGCTCCCGCGGCTGCGCTACGACCGCCTGATGGCCTTCGGCTGGAAGGTGCTGCTGCCGGTCGCGACGCTCAACCTCGTGCTCACCGCCGTCTACGTGGCGTATAAGGGCTGA
- a CDS encoding molybdopterin-dependent oxidoreductase — MNLTIDGVPVSVPEGTLLVEAAKTIKQQIPIYCYHTKLGPAGLCRICMVDIEGMPKLQIACNTVATEGMVVRTQGERVEAARAVVLELFLVNHPLDCPICDKGGECDLQDYAVAYARGTSDVADPKLRKPKAVELGPTIVLDEERCIVCQRCVRFDDIIADERQLVVKDRGAHDIIATATGAPYRHNFTGNVTELCPVGALTSKTYRFKSRPWDLTRTETTCTQCAVGCRQVADVRYGKLLRTMLVEEDPISDGWLCDRGRYNVGFYESPDRIVQPLYRKDGSFVQIGWDDAFILWAKAIRDAIDERGPASVGAIGGGRLTNEEAFALQHLFRAAGVTNLDWRAGRQRQATPGAHGAPIERIESAQAIVTIGESPQERAPVLWLRVRKAARRGAQIVTAANAKEARAAIGGATSVALIWDGVDLDEGRAYVEAFSDVSEVLTYVASEQGNARGAEAMGMLPFAGPGGAGLDGEAMFDAARAGDLAVLSLFGVNPARNARDPKAATRAIDRVPFLVVSELFMTESAQGAALVLPALGAFEKHGTTLGLGGELLPVNASLAAPESARSDFEMLCGLADQLGIALPDAREIERSVVDLVAKAATDFTFGDARFATRGSAIATNGAASAAILSGGGTWRHDPLLAGMRG; from the coding sequence GTGAACCTGACGATCGACGGCGTGCCGGTGAGCGTGCCGGAGGGAACGCTGCTCGTCGAAGCCGCGAAGACGATCAAGCAGCAGATCCCGATCTACTGCTACCACACGAAGCTCGGCCCGGCCGGGCTCTGCCGCATCTGCATGGTCGACATCGAGGGGATGCCGAAGCTGCAGATCGCCTGCAACACGGTTGCGACCGAAGGAATGGTCGTGCGAACGCAGGGGGAGCGCGTCGAGGCGGCGCGCGCGGTCGTGCTCGAGCTCTTCCTCGTCAATCATCCGTTGGATTGTCCGATCTGCGATAAGGGCGGCGAGTGCGACCTCCAGGATTACGCCGTCGCCTACGCGCGCGGCACGTCGGACGTCGCCGATCCGAAACTCCGCAAGCCGAAGGCGGTCGAGCTCGGGCCGACGATCGTCCTCGACGAGGAACGGTGCATCGTCTGTCAGCGTTGCGTCCGCTTCGACGACATCATCGCCGACGAGCGTCAACTCGTCGTCAAGGATCGCGGTGCGCACGACATCATCGCGACCGCGACGGGCGCGCCCTACCGTCACAACTTCACCGGCAACGTCACCGAGCTCTGTCCGGTCGGCGCGCTGACCTCGAAGACCTATCGCTTCAAATCGCGGCCGTGGGACCTCACGCGCACCGAGACGACCTGCACGCAGTGCGCCGTCGGCTGCCGGCAAGTCGCCGACGTGCGCTACGGCAAGCTCCTGCGCACGATGCTCGTCGAAGAGGATCCGATCTCCGACGGCTGGCTCTGCGACCGCGGCCGCTACAACGTCGGCTTCTACGAGAGCCCCGACCGCATCGTACAGCCGCTCTACCGCAAAGACGGCAGTTTCGTCCAGATCGGCTGGGACGACGCGTTCATTCTCTGGGCGAAGGCGATCCGCGATGCAATCGACGAACGCGGCCCCGCGAGCGTCGGTGCGATCGGCGGCGGACGGCTGACCAACGAAGAGGCCTTCGCGCTGCAGCATCTCTTCCGTGCGGCCGGCGTTACGAATCTCGACTGGCGCGCGGGAAGGCAGCGGCAGGCGACGCCCGGCGCGCACGGCGCGCCGATCGAGCGAATCGAGAGCGCGCAAGCGATCGTTACGATCGGAGAGTCGCCGCAGGAACGCGCGCCCGTGCTCTGGTTGCGCGTGCGGAAAGCCGCGCGGCGCGGCGCGCAGATCGTCACGGCCGCCAACGCTAAGGAGGCGCGCGCGGCGATCGGCGGCGCGACGTCCGTTGCGCTGATCTGGGACGGCGTGGATCTCGACGAAGGCCGCGCCTACGTCGAAGCCTTCTCGGACGTTTCCGAGGTCTTGACGTACGTCGCGAGCGAGCAAGGCAACGCGCGCGGCGCCGAGGCGATGGGCATGCTGCCGTTCGCCGGCCCCGGCGGCGCCGGGCTCGACGGCGAGGCGATGTTCGACGCGGCGCGCGCCGGCGATCTCGCGGTGCTCTCGCTCTTCGGCGTGAATCCCGCGCGCAACGCGCGCGATCCGAAGGCCGCAACGCGCGCGATCGATCGCGTTCCGTTCCTCGTCGTCAGCGAATTGTTCATGACGGAGAGCGCGCAGGGTGCGGCGCTCGTGCTCCCCGCGCTCGGCGCCTTCGAGAAGCACGGCACGACGCTCGGGCTCGGCGGCGAGTTGTTGCCGGTCAACGCCTCGCTCGCCGCGCCGGAGTCGGCGCGCTCGGACTTCGAGATGCTCTGCGGCCTCGCCGATCAACTCGGCATCGCGCTGCCGGACGCGCGCGAGATCGAGCGCAGCGTCGTCGATCTCGTCGCCAAGGCCGCGACCGACTTCACGTTCGGCGACGCGCGCTTCGCGACGCGCGGATCGGCGATTGCGACCAACGGCGCCGCGAGCGCGGCGATTCTCTCCGGCGGCGGCACCTGGCGCCACGATCCGCTGCTCGCGGGCATGAGGGGTTAG
- the nuoF gene encoding NADH-quinone oxidoreductase subunit NuoF produces MPVTKVLTAGIGEVDMRGIDAYRERGGYRQWERAVRELKPADVLDVAEKSGLRGRGGAGFPTGRKWSFLPAKQPVRYLVCNCDEAEPGTFKDHMLIESAPHLVLEGMLIGAYGIGAHHAFIYIRGEFKRGYEIFCAALEEARKAGYVGSNLFGSGYDLEVTVHRGAGAYICGEETGLLNSLEGKRGEPRLKPPFPAIEGLYRMPTVVNNVETLAYLVPILERGPEWFSAVGTERSKGYKIVSVSGHVQRPGNYEIPLGTTVREIIELAGGLRPGRSFMAVQPGGGSSACIFEEHLDWAYDYESMGKAGSMLGSGAFVVFDDTTDFVKAAHNLVRFFAHESCGQCTPCREGGSWLARVLDRLVQRRGIPGDYEMLLRVSGSITGLNLCALGDSIEPFLKSVLMRFPEQFTSRIANVRESA; encoded by the coding sequence ATGCCGGTCACTAAGGTCTTGACCGCCGGGATCGGCGAGGTGGATATGCGCGGCATAGACGCCTACCGCGAGCGCGGGGGCTACCGGCAGTGGGAGCGCGCGGTGCGCGAGCTCAAGCCGGCAGACGTGCTCGACGTTGCCGAGAAGTCGGGGCTGCGCGGGCGCGGCGGCGCCGGCTTTCCGACGGGACGAAAGTGGTCGTTTCTGCCGGCGAAGCAGCCGGTGCGCTATCTCGTCTGCAACTGCGACGAGGCGGAGCCCGGCACGTTCAAAGATCACATGCTGATCGAGTCGGCGCCGCATCTCGTGCTCGAGGGGATGCTGATCGGCGCGTACGGCATCGGCGCGCATCACGCGTTCATCTATATCCGCGGCGAGTTCAAGCGCGGCTACGAGATCTTCTGCGCGGCGCTCGAGGAGGCGCGCAAGGCCGGCTACGTCGGTTCGAATCTCTTCGGCAGCGGTTACGATCTCGAGGTCACCGTGCATCGCGGCGCGGGCGCGTACATCTGCGGCGAGGAGACCGGTCTGCTCAACTCGCTCGAAGGCAAACGCGGGGAGCCGCGGCTCAAGCCGCCCTTCCCCGCAATCGAAGGCCTCTACCGGATGCCGACGGTCGTCAATAACGTCGAGACGCTTGCCTATCTGGTTCCGATTCTCGAGCGCGGTCCGGAGTGGTTTTCGGCGGTCGGCACCGAGCGCAGCAAGGGCTACAAGATCGTCTCCGTCTCGGGCCACGTGCAACGCCCCGGCAACTACGAGATCCCGCTCGGCACGACCGTGCGCGAGATCATCGAGTTGGCCGGCGGCCTGCGCCCCGGCCGCAGCTTCATGGCGGTGCAACCCGGCGGCGGTTCGTCGGCGTGCATCTTCGAAGAACATCTCGACTGGGCGTACGATTACGAGAGCATGGGGAAGGCCGGCTCGATGCTCGGATCGGGTGCGTTCGTCGTCTTCGACGACACGACCGATTTCGTGAAGGCCGCGCACAATCTCGTGCGCTTCTTCGCGCACGAATCGTGCGGACAGTGCACGCCCTGTCGCGAGGGCGGCAGTTGGCTGGCGCGGGTCCTCGACCGTCTCGTGCAGCGGCGCGGGATTCCGGGCGACTACGAGATGCTCTTGCGCGTCTCGGGTTCGATCACGGGCCTCAACCTCTGCGCGCTCGGCGATTCGATCGAGCCGTTCTTGAAATCGGTGTTGATGCGTTTCCCCGAGCAGTTCACGTCGCGCATCGCCAACGTGCGGGAGAGCGCTTGA
- a CDS encoding NAD(P)H-dependent oxidoreductase subunit E produces MLERLKPECDAIVARYEQRRSALLPIVHLFQQHEGFVSREAMHAVAEMLEITPAEVEGTVSFYTLFYRRPVGRYMLQVCRGLACSINGADDIMAYFREKLGIRSLQTTSDGLFSYEEVECLASCDRATCMQVNLEFVYDLTPQKIDGILDAMRAGTYAVAPLAQTDAPGGTWEIPQDAQVASGRKAPGARDVESPNNAGGVGDASGTIMLDNIISGDVRFFRKTAERAVVDSRAVVETIDEQASHAGH; encoded by the coding sequence TTGCTCGAGCGGCTCAAGCCGGAGTGCGACGCAATCGTCGCGCGGTACGAGCAGCGGCGCTCGGCGCTGCTGCCGATCGTGCATCTCTTTCAGCAGCACGAGGGCTTCGTGAGCCGTGAGGCGATGCACGCGGTCGCCGAGATGCTCGAGATCACGCCCGCGGAAGTCGAGGGAACCGTCTCGTTCTACACGCTCTTCTATCGCCGCCCGGTAGGGCGCTACATGCTGCAGGTCTGCCGCGGGCTCGCGTGCTCGATCAACGGCGCCGACGATATCATGGCCTACTTCCGCGAGAAGCTCGGCATCCGTTCGTTGCAGACGACGAGCGACGGGCTCTTCTCGTACGAAGAGGTCGAGTGCCTGGCTTCGTGCGATCGCGCGACGTGCATGCAGGTCAACCTCGAGTTCGTCTACGATCTGACGCCGCAGAAGATCGACGGGATCCTCGACGCGATGCGCGCGGGGACGTACGCGGTCGCACCGCTGGCGCAGACCGACGCGCCGGGCGGCACGTGGGAGATTCCGCAGGACGCGCAGGTCGCGAGCGGGCGCAAGGCGCCGGGCGCGCGCGACGTCGAGAGCCCGAACAACGCGGGCGGCGTCGGCGACGCAAGCGGCACGATCATGCTCGACAATATCATCAGCGGCGACGTCCGCTTCTTTAGGAAGACCGCGGAACGCGCGGTCGTCGACTCGCGCGCGGTCGTCGAGACGATCGACGAGCAGGCAAGCCATGCCGGTCACTAA
- the nuoD gene encoding NADH dehydrogenase (quinone) subunit D, which yields MSETMVLSMGPQHPSTHGVLQIVLEIDSENVVKADPEIGYLHTGIEKTAEGLFWTQAQTVIERMDYLAPSSNALCYTLGVEKLLGITDRIPPRAQIIRVLAMELTRIASHCVWLGTHGIDLGAISVFFYCFDLRENVLDLQEASGGARMHPNYMRVGGVNGDLPQGYVEKLDALIEKFPGRMRELRGLLQANPIFQDRTIDVGVLTPDEAVQWGVTGPSLRASGIAYDVRKAFPYTGYETYDFETPTRTEGDAYARFLVRLDEMEESMRIIAQARKRLDTPGPVMIDDSKVALPPKETIALSMEALIHHFKLISEGFRVPPGDVYQSIESPRGELGYYIVSNGENRPYRIRTRPPSLYNLQALKGIAPGNFIADLVVMIGSLDPVFGEVDR from the coding sequence GTGAGCGAGACGATGGTCCTCTCGATGGGTCCGCAGCATCCGTCGACGCACGGCGTGCTGCAGATCGTCCTCGAGATAGACAGCGAGAACGTCGTCAAAGCCGATCCCGAGATCGGCTACCTGCACACCGGCATCGAGAAGACCGCGGAAGGCCTGTTTTGGACGCAGGCGCAGACGGTCATCGAGCGCATGGATTATCTCGCGCCCTCTTCGAACGCGCTCTGCTACACGCTCGGCGTCGAGAAGCTGCTCGGCATCACCGACCGCATCCCGCCGCGCGCACAGATCATACGCGTGCTCGCGATGGAACTGACCAGAATCGCCTCGCACTGCGTCTGGCTCGGAACCCACGGCATCGACCTCGGCGCGATCTCGGTCTTTTTCTACTGCTTCGACCTGCGCGAGAACGTACTCGATCTTCAAGAGGCGTCGGGCGGCGCTCGGATGCATCCGAACTACATGCGCGTCGGCGGGGTCAACGGCGATCTGCCGCAGGGCTACGTCGAGAAGCTCGACGCGCTGATCGAGAAGTTCCCGGGACGGATGCGGGAGCTGCGCGGGCTCTTGCAGGCGAACCCGATCTTCCAAGATCGCACGATCGACGTCGGCGTGCTGACGCCCGACGAGGCGGTGCAGTGGGGCGTCACCGGGCCGAGCCTGCGCGCGAGCGGCATCGCCTACGACGTGCGCAAGGCGTTCCCGTACACCGGCTACGAGACGTACGATTTCGAGACGCCGACGCGCACCGAGGGCGACGCCTACGCGCGCTTCCTCGTGCGGCTCGACGAGATGGAAGAGTCGATGCGGATCATCGCGCAGGCACGCAAGCGTCTCGATACGCCGGGACCCGTGATGATCGACGACTCGAAAGTCGCGCTGCCGCCGAAGGAGACGATCGCGCTCTCGATGGAGGCGCTGATCCACCACTTCAAACTGATCAGCGAAGGCTTTCGCGTGCCGCCGGGCGACGTCTATCAATCGATCGAGTCGCCGCGCGGCGAACTTGGCTACTACATCGTGAGCAACGGCGAGAACCGGCCGTATCGAATCCGCACGCGTCCGCCGAGCCTCTACAATCTCCAAGCGCTCAAGGGCATCGCGCCCGGCAACTTCATCGCCGACCTCGTCGTGATGATCGGTTCGCTCGATCCCGTCTTCGGCGAGGTCGACCGGTAA
- a CDS encoding NADH-quinone oxidoreductase subunit C, producing MPSTQSPPISGAAIDPPSLRPPIEDAVVERVAPAQLRARLEALRADGYAMLLDLGAVDYLQREPRFDVVYHLLRLAPRVASVAEIGTPARVRVLCGVAPGEHLPSVMDLWKSADWAEREVYDLFGIEFDGHADLRRIQMPDDWEGHPLRKDYPMRGPDRDRSPRPSFANKSNVVAGTPPSGRTFEALQEEVKRARES from the coding sequence ATGCCTAGCACGCAATCTCCGCCGATCTCCGGCGCCGCGATCGATCCGCCCAGCCTGCGTCCTCCCATCGAGGACGCCGTCGTGGAACGAGTTGCGCCGGCGCAGCTGCGGGCTCGTCTCGAAGCGCTGCGAGCCGACGGCTACGCGATGCTCCTCGATCTCGGCGCGGTGGATTATCTGCAGCGCGAACCGCGTTTCGACGTCGTCTACCATCTGCTGCGCCTCGCGCCGAGGGTCGCGAGCGTCGCCGAGATCGGAACGCCGGCGAGAGTGCGCGTGCTCTGCGGCGTCGCGCCGGGCGAGCATCTGCCGTCGGTCATGGATCTCTGGAAGTCGGCCGACTGGGCCGAGCGCGAGGTCTACGATCTCTTCGGCATCGAGTTCGACGGGCACGCCGATCTGCGGCGCATCCAGATGCCCGACGATTGGGAGGGCCACCCGCTGCGCAAGGATTACCCGATGCGCGGGCCCGATCGCGATCGTTCGCCCCGTCCGAGCTTCGCGAACAAGAGCAACGTCGTGGCGGGAACGCCGCCGTCGGGACGCACGTTCGAGGCGCTGCAAGAAGAAGTGAAGCGGGCGCGCGAATCGTGA